The Mugil cephalus isolate CIBA_MC_2020 chromosome 19, CIBA_Mcephalus_1.1, whole genome shotgun sequence genome has a window encoding:
- the LOC124996910 gene encoding placenta-specific gene 8 protein-like, whose amino-acid sequence MAVTNQPVTYEPTHFQTGLCSCWEHMNEAVKQVCEQCQTCCHDMCFLPCLGCFIARELKECCCCGLSTAIRSIYRTRYNIRGSLCKDFIATTFCAPCAACQLKRDIERRKMQGLL is encoded by the exons ATGGCCGTGACCAACCAACCAGTCACATACGAACCCACTCACTTCCAGACCGGCCTGTGTTCGTGCTGGGAACACATGAACGAAGCCGTCAAACAAGTGTGCGAACAGTGTCAAACCT GCTGCCATGACATGTGCTTCCTCCCCTGCCTCGGCTGCTTCATCGCCAGAGAATTAAaggagtgctgctgctgtggtctgTCCACGGCCATACGAAGCATCTACAGGACCAGATACAACATCCGG GGGTCGCTGTGTAAAGACTTCATTGCGACGACCTTCTGCGCGCCCTGCGCCGCCTGTCAGCTCAAGAGAGACATCGAGCGCCGCAAGATGCAAGGCctcttatga